DNA sequence from the Candidatus Methylomirabilota bacterium genome:
CAAGCCGAGCGACGAGGTGGTGAGCCAGCTCGCCCTGCTCGACCTCGCCCCCAAAGACATCCGCTACGTCGTCAACTCCCACTTCCACTTCGACCATTGCGGCGGCAACGAGTTCTTCCCCCAGTCGACGTTCCTCGTCCAGCGCCCCGAGATGGAAGCGGCCCGCCAGGTGCTGGCCGGCGCCCAGATGCGCTACAGCCCGAGCCCCATCGATTTCGACTTGCCCCTCGACTACCAGCTGCTGGACGGCGAGCACGATGTCTTCGGCGACGGCCAGGTCGTCCTGCTGCCGACCTACGGTCACACCCCCGGCCACCAGTCGGTCCGGGTGCGTGGGGGCAGGGGCACGGACTTCGTGCTGACCGCCGATGCCTGCTACACGCGGGAGAACATGGACCGCGATGTCCTGCCCAACACGCTCTGGGATCCC
Encoded proteins:
- a CDS encoding N-acyl homoserine lactonase family protein, translated to MPNVYALSGGLIDLDRSGFFCDVAPGTRMTVPVICFLIGHPRGNVLVDTGVHRQALTDPVGRLGEGRASRFRLRSKPSDEVVSQLALLDLAPKDIRYVVNSHFHFDHCGGNEFFPQSTFLVQRPEMEAARQVLAGAQMRYSPSPIDFDLPLDYQLLDGEHDVFGDGQVVLLPTYGHTPGHQSVRVRGGRGTDFVLTADACYTRENMDRDVLPNTLWDPAEMSRSLAKLREFRDRQGATVVYGHDAAQWQELSRAPAPLR